A genomic region of Bactrocera dorsalis isolate Fly_Bdor chromosome 3, ASM2337382v1, whole genome shotgun sequence contains the following coding sequences:
- the LOC125777333 gene encoding piggyBac transposable element-derived protein 3-like, which produces MNSRRGLNVHEIISALEDDHNILSADIFITPPENNDFSDEDSGSEEAGEIGNLTRRQLLAEAEVRCQLPSADGVLETVDGIPFINQDEQEQQPSASQSNEPPAKKSKTIVTRKWRQKDIAANPERESMQPDFVLDKDNPLDFFEMFFDEEVFELLRSSTEQNAIAKGHVNFRVTVEEIKNFIGILLLSGYNSASRYRLYWDQSIDTHHPGVASCMTRNRFEELLRFFHACDNNRLPSDDKFAKVRPLWNLMNERWLKFYPGDKHLSIDESMVPYFGKHGAKQHIHGKPIRFGYKIWSLCTRLGYLIYGEPYQGAKTGNTNPNLGVGGSVVTNLISKLPSDNHYSFYIDNFFTSLRLLDEVSQMGHVITGTLRANRTEGAPLKDIKEMKKTSRGSHHQITDLSSNMTLVRYNDNNIVTIASTESGVHPIGKVKRWCGNKRVDVDQPHCYLLYNKYMGGVDRLDQNVGKYRISIRLKRWYWQMIMFPINACANNAFQLYRVSPAGQAKDAHDFLSFTRYIVQTYLILGKPSTSIAKRIGGKTPLTTKSKLPDSVRLDGKEHYIIRNETQIRCRECHKNTKFKCSKCGVGLHQHCSQAFHTIK; this is translated from the exons ATGAATTCCAGGAGAGG GTTGAACGTTCACGAAATTATATCGGCATTAGAAGATGATCATAATATACTGTCTGCAGATATATTTATCACACCACCTGAAAACAATGACTTCAGCGATGAAGACAGCGGAAGCGAAGAAGCGGGAGAAATAGGTAATCTTACGCGTCGGCAACTACTAGCAGAAGCTGAGGTGCGATGCCAGCTACCATCAGCAGATGGGGTCCTGGAAACCGTAGATGGAATTCCATTTATAAATCAGGATGAACAGGAACAACAGCCGTCCGCGTCTCAGTCAAATGAACCACCTGCAAAAAAATCTAAGACTATTGTCACGAGGAAGTGGAGACAAAAAGATATAGCTGCAAACCCTGAAAGGGAGTCGATGCAACCTGATTTCGTTTTAGATAAGGATAATCCATTAGATTTTTTTGAGATGTTTTTTGACGAAGAAGTTTTCGAGCTCCTGCGGTCTAGCACGGAACAAAATGCAATTGCAAAAGGACATGTCAATTTTCGAGTCACtgttgaagaaattaaaaactttatcgGTATTTTGCTTTTGTCAGGCTACAATAGCGCTTCACGCTATAGATTATACTGGGATCAAAGTATTGACACTCATCATCCAGGAGTTGCATCATGCATGACTCGTAATCGTTTTGAAGAGCTTTTACGTTTTTTTCATGCATGCGATAACAACCGCCTACCTTCTGACGATAAGTTTGCAAAAGTAAGGCCACTGTGGAATCTTATGAATGAGAGATGGCTAAAGTTTTATCCCGGAGACAAACATTTGTCTATCGATGAGTCTATGGTACCTTATTTTGGAAAACATGGCGCAAAACAACATATTCACGGTAAACCAATACGTTTTGGCTATAAGATTTGGTCACTGTGTACACGATTGGGTTATCTTATTTATGGAGAACCTTACCAAGGAGCTAAAACTGGTAACACCAATCCAAATCTAGGCGTTGGAGGCTCTGTAGTGACAAATTTGATTTCGAAACTGCCAAGTGATAACCACTACAGTTTctatattgataattttttcacttctttACGTTTACTAGACGAAGTAAGTCAGATGGGTCATGTTATCACTGGTACATTACGTGCTAATAGAACAGAAGGTGCCCCGCTAAAAGACATCAAGGAGATGAAAAAGACATCACGGGGTTCGCACCACCAAATTACGGATTTATCATCCAACATGACTTTAGTGCgctacaacgacaacaacatcGTAACTATTGCCTCAACGGAAAGCGGTGTTCATCCGATTGGTAAGGTGAAGAGATGGTGCGGCAATAAAAGAGTAGACGTAGATCAACCGCATTGCTATctattatataacaaatatatgggCGGAGTCGATCGACTCGaccaaaatgttggaaaatatagaatttcaaTAAGACTGAAGAGATGGTATTGGCAAATGATAATGTTCCCCATAAATGCCTGTGCTAATAATGCTTTTCAGTTATACCGAGTTTCACCAGCAGGCCAAGCTAAAGACGCTCATGATTTCTTGTCTTTTACAAGATACATTGTGCAGACTTATTTGATACTTGGCAAACCTTCTACATCCATAGCAAAACGCATTGGAGGCAAGACACCGTTAACTACGAAAAGTAAGCTGCCAGATTCGGTAAGGCTGGATGGGAAGGAACACTATATCATTAGAAACGAAACTCAAATTCGATGCCGCGAATGTCACAAGAATACGAAATTCAAATGCAGTAAATGTGGAGTTGGCCTCCATCAACATTGTTCTCAAGCTTTTCATaccataaagtaa
- the LOC125777335 gene encoding uncharacterized protein LOC125777335 produces MSQNNLNFIVDPINDDIASSQTIYVMQPSPSTTTTSLDSATLSGIQSVIIDACQRAVEKVEEKNKLILLRLTENVEGMRKEIIDLKKAVSHNNATIIPSKPYANIEDFLNFEKTILEDIDKFSLLKADLKRWSTSNSRKFVTKAWQKIMTDNVAESFSWRGTADKKCIRAFTVATVIHQTFAENGGKEEDFVFASKSYFQYAKNRIKIKTTKKVN; encoded by the exons ATGTCGCAGAACAATCTCAATTTCATCGTCGACCCCATTAATGATGACATCGCATCCTCACAAACAATTTATGTGATGCAACCAAgtccaagcacaacaacaacttcttTGGATAGTGCAACGTTGTCGg GAATTCAATCAGTAATCATCGACGCATGTCAAAGGGCTGTTGAAAAGGTGGAGGAAAAAAATAAGCTAATATTGTTGCGCCTAACAGAAAACGTTGAGGGAATGCGCAAAGAAATCATTGATCTTAAAAAAGCCGTATCACATAATAACGCTACTATTATACCAAGCAAGCCGTATGCTAATATTGAAGACTTCCTCAATTTTGAGAAAACTATTCTGGAAGATATAGATAAATTTTCCTTGCtg aaggCAGATCTAAAAAGATGGTCAACATCCAATTCGAGAAAATTTGTAACGAAAGCGTGGCAGAAGATTATGACTGACAACGTTGCCGAGAGCTTTTCCTGGCGAGGAACTGCAGATAAGAAGTGCATTAGGGCCTTCACTGTCGCCACTGTTATTCATC AAACTTTCGCTGAAAATGGAGGAAAGGAAGAGGACTTTGTGTTTGCCTCTAAGTCATATTTCCAGTACGcaaaaaatcgtattaaaattaaaacaacaaaaaaagtaaactaa